Genomic segment of Candidatus Binataceae bacterium:
CTCGCTTGCAGCGCACGCAGACTACGTGATGATGCGGGCGGGTGTTGCCGTCGTAGCGCGCGGTGTCGTGCAGCGGCGTGACCTTGCGCGCCTCGCCGACCTCGCACAGGCGTTCGAGCGTGCGATGGACGGTGGCGAGCGAGATACGCGGATGTTCGCGACGGACGCGCGCGTAGATGCGATCGGCGCGCGGATGGTCGCCCGATTCGAGCAGAGCGCGCAGCACGGCGAGGCGCTGCGGAGTCACCGCCATCTTTTTGCGCCGGCAGTTGGCGATAAATTCGGCGAGCCTGGATTCGGCGTATTGGCCGCGGCCGCGCGGGCCTAACAGTTTAACTTCCGTCACTGATAATGATTATCATCCGCTCCGGCGCCGCGATCAATCCCTGCGCGCCCGGCCTGCGCCGCTGGTGCGCCCGCTTCGCCTCACCAAAGCGGCAGCTTGATACCTGCGGTTACCAGCGCGCCGCTCATCACGCCCATCAGCGCCTCGCCCGCCACCATCCCCGCCGCGTACAGCAGCCCCGAGCCGCCGCCGCTCTCTCGCGTGCTGCCGCCAAGCGCCTCGCGTGTGAGCGCGCCCAAAAAGATTGCGACGCTCAAGCCGAGCGGCAGGTAGAGGCCGATCGCGACCGGCATCACGGGCGTGCGCCATCGCGTGCCGCGCCGCTCGAGGATCCGATCGGCGCCAACCAGCACCGCGGCCAGCAAGGCGCCCGCCGCGATCATGCGCCAGGGCAGGCCGCCCGCAAAAACTCCTTGCGCAACCTTGGCCATCAGGAACGCTTGAGGCGCGGCCAGCGCGCCCGCGCGCGCGCCCGCTGTCCCCGCGATTCCATAGCCGCGAATCAGCATGTTCAGGATCGGCGCCATCAGCAGCGACGAGCCGAGCGCGCCCACCAGCACCGAGATTTCGAGCGCGCGCGGCGTCGCCCCGACGTGGTATCCGGTTGCGAGGTCATGCAATGAATCGCCGGCCATCGCGGCAGCCGTACATACGACGGCGCCGGCGGTAATCGCCAGATGCGGCCCGATCCCCGCCGGCACGCCCCAGAGCTTGAGCAGCACCGCGATCGCCAGCAGCACGATAATCGTCACGCCTGAAACCGGATTGTTCGACGCGCCGACGATCCCGGTCAGGTAGCCGGCGATCGCGGTGGCGAAGAAACCGATGAACGCCAGCGCGAGCGACAGCACGGCGCTCAGCAGGACGCTTCCCGAGAGAATCAGGCAGATCGCGAAAATCAGCGGGGTTACGAGCGCGACGGCGCCCAGCACCGCGGCTGTCGAGAGGTCGCGGTCCTCGCGGGCGACGGCGACCGCGTGAGTCGCGCGCGCCATCCGGATGCTCTCGCGGAGGGCGCGGCCGATGGGTTCCCGCAGCCGCCAGAGCGTCGCCACTCCTCCCACCAGCATCGCGCCGACCCCGAGGTAGCGCACCTGTCCGCTCCAGATTGTGTGCGCGGCAGCCTGCGGGTCGAGATTGCGCAACTCCGGGTGGTACGCGCTCGCGATCGGTATTGCGACGAGCCAGGCTAAGGCGCCGCCGCCGAAGACCAGGCTCGCGATTCGAATCCCGATGATGTAGCCGATCGCCGGCAGCGCCGCAGAGACGTCGATCGCGCCGGCCAGCACGTACTCGCCGGCCCATTGTGCGGACTGCACCGCTTGAGGGAGTGCGCCCACGATATCCTGCGCGGCCTTGAGCGCGGCTGCCGCGAGTCCGCCCCACAAAAGCGGCATCGCACTCGCGCCTTCGGCTTCGCCCGCGCGGAGCACCTCGGCGCACGCGACGCCCTCCGGAAAGGGCAGGCGCTCTTCGACGATATAGGCGCGGCGCAGAAAAACCACCAGCAGACTGCCCATCACGGCGCCGGCCGCGGACAGCATCGTGACGTCGCGGTACGACAGCGCGCCGGTCTCGCCCAGCACGACCAGCGCAGGGAATGTGAAAATCGCGCCCGCCGCGACGGCTTCTCCGGCTGAGGCAATCGTCTGCACCACGTTGTTCTCGAGAATCGTCGCGCGGCCGAGCGCCCGCAGCACCGCCATCGAGATCACCGCGGCCGGGATGCTCGCCGAGACGGTCATGCCGGCATAAAGCCCGAGGTAGGCGTTAGCCGCGCCGAGCAGCAGCGCGAGTGCCAGGCCAAGTGCGATCGCGCGCGGCGTGATTTCACGCGGCGGCGCGTCGTCGCCGGAGGAGGGCGGCGCTGCGCTCAGCCAGGCCACTGGAGACTTGTTGAGAGGATGCGGCGAAGGACGACGATCAGAAAAGTGTGACCGGGCACGAAGGCGGGGACGGTCACATCGCCGCGTGCTGAGCCGACGCCGAGTTTACGTGCGGCTGACCGGCCTCGTCCCATCCCTTGATTCCGTCGGCCATCACGCTCACGTCCAGGTAACCTGCTGCGACCGCCCGCCGGGCGGCCCCGTGCGAAGCCATTCAACGCGTGTTGGCGCAGTAAAAAACCAGCTTCGCGCTCTTGGCCGGCGGCAGTTCGGTCGCGACGTCGTAGCTGTCGTATGAGGAAAGCAGCCGCGCTCCCGGAATCACGCCCCACTTGTCGCGGGTATCCTGAACGTTCGCGTCGAGGATCACGACATGCGAGTTCGGATCGGCTCTCAGCGTGGCGAGATCGGCGACGTTGATGAGTTTGAATTTGTCATCTTCATGCTTGCTGCCGAGCAGCGCGGAGATCTTGTCCCAGGGGGACAACCCGCTGCCAGCGCGCGCCGGCATCGCGCCCGCAAGCGCCATCGCCGCGAGCAGCGCTATCGAGGTCATCAGCCTGCGCATCTTAACGCTCTCCTGTTTGAGTCCAGGGCCTCGCCATTGCCGCTCTGGTCGAACAATAAAAC
This window contains:
- a CDS encoding oligopeptide transporter, OPT family; the protein is MAWLSAAPPSSGDDAPPREITPRAIALGLALALLLGAANAYLGLYAGMTVSASIPAAVISMAVLRALGRATILENNVVQTIASAGEAVAAGAIFTFPALVVLGETGALSYRDVTMLSAAGAVMGSLLVVFLRRAYIVEERLPFPEGVACAEVLRAGEAEGASAMPLLWGGLAAAALKAAQDIVGALPQAVQSAQWAGEYVLAGAIDVSAALPAIGYIIGIRIASLVFGGGALAWLVAIPIASAYHPELRNLDPQAAAHTIWSGQVRYLGVGAMLVGGVATLWRLREPIGRALRESIRMARATHAVAVAREDRDLSTAAVLGAVALVTPLIFAICLILSGSVLLSAVLSLALAFIGFFATAIAGYLTGIVGASNNPVSGVTIIVLLAIAVLLKLWGVPAGIGPHLAITAGAVVCTAAAMAGDSLHDLATGYHVGATPRALEISVLVGALGSSLLMAPILNMLIRGYGIAGTAGARAGALAAPQAFLMAKVAQGVFAGGLPWRMIAAGALLAAVLVGADRILERRGTRWRTPVMPVAIGLYLPLGLSVAIFLGALTREALGGSTRESGGGSGLLYAAGMVAGEALMGVMSGALVTAGIKLPLW
- a CDS encoding transcriptional repressor, encoding MTEVKLLGPRGRGQYAESRLAEFIANCRRKKMAVTPQRLAVLRALLESGDHPRADRIYARVRREHPRISLATVHRTLERLCEVGEARKVTPLHDTARYDGNTRPHHHVVCVRCKRVEDVEAPEFDRLLAGRETLGEFRLLGCSVEVRALCDRCRRRGAVRSSAAH